The Sediminispirochaeta bajacaliforniensis DSM 16054 genome includes a region encoding these proteins:
- a CDS encoding energy-coupling factor ABC transporter ATP-binding protein has translation MEEERAIVCFEDVWYHYPRTKAWSLKGISLSIKKGEFIAVIGENGAGKTTFCKCLNGIIPHTERGRLKGRVRTSGLDTKTAYTSELALHVGIVLEDPDTQLFTTTVLNEVAFGPENLRQDPKEIRETARWALEVVGLEGYEDRPPTALSGGQKQRVAIASVLSMRPEIIVLDEPTSQLDPLGTEEVFEVVSQLRSRYGMTIIMSSHKMEEIVRFADRILVLHHGEVAAFDTPEQVFRNEELFSEVQVAIPSTVELAGYLQKRNVPVSLFSSVEEGESEIRRCLRGAGERS, from the coding sequence ATGGAAGAAGAACGTGCAATCGTCTGCTTTGAGGATGTCTGGTACCACTATCCAAGGACAAAGGCGTGGAGCCTAAAAGGAATCAGCCTTTCTATCAAAAAGGGGGAGTTTATTGCCGTCATCGGCGAAAACGGTGCAGGAAAGACAACCTTCTGCAAATGCTTGAACGGCATCATCCCCCATACCGAACGAGGACGATTGAAGGGGCGGGTGAGAACATCGGGATTGGACACGAAAACCGCATATACCTCGGAATTGGCACTGCATGTCGGTATCGTGCTTGAAGATCCTGATACACAGCTTTTTACCACAACCGTTTTGAATGAGGTTGCCTTCGGACCGGAAAACCTGAGGCAGGATCCCAAGGAGATCAGAGAAACTGCACGTTGGGCCTTAGAGGTTGTGGGGCTTGAAGGCTATGAAGACCGTCCTCCTACCGCTCTTTCCGGAGGCCAAAAGCAACGTGTTGCCATAGCTTCAGTTCTTTCCATGCGCCCCGAAATCATCGTTCTCGATGAACCGACAAGTCAGCTCGATCCTTTGGGCACCGAGGAGGTCTTTGAAGTAGTTAGCCAGTTGCGTAGCCGCTACGGCATGACCATCATCATGTCATCACATAAGATGGAAGAGATCGTCCGGTTTGCCGATAGAATACTGGTTCTTCACCATGGTGAGGTTGCCGCTTTCGACACCCCGGAACAGGTATTTCGAAATGAGGAGCTCTTCTCCGAGGTCCAGGTGGCCATACCGTCGACGGTCGAACTTGCAGGCTATCTGCAGAAACGTAATGTGCCGGTTTCCCTCTTTTCATCTGTCGAAGAGGGTGAGAGCGAAATACGAAGGTGCCTAAGAGGTGCCGGGGAGCGATCATGA
- a CDS encoding energy-coupling factor ABC transporter ATP-binding protein — protein MKSDSVVSIKALSCTYPGGVEALEDIDLEIYRNQFVGIIGQNGAGKSTLLQHMIGLLKPKQGEVTVLDTDTRSAAVSQLATKVGFVLQNPDLQLFAPTVREEVSFGPSNLGIEGRELEERVTSSLETVGLASQLESFPLTLSKGDRAKVVIASVLAMNPEIIILDEPTCGQDHKGNTQIMNIATSLCDAGKTIIVVTHNMDLIARYAERIIVLKKGRIHMDGSVREIFSRPKELLETHIKPPYITRLGQRLDDCLGGEETYLNVEELGESVVRRACETRTLPAGHIIPKRE, from the coding sequence ATGAAATCTGATTCCGTTGTCTCGATCAAAGCATTATCCTGTACCTATCCCGGTGGGGTGGAAGCATTAGAAGATATCGATCTTGAGATCTATCGGAATCAATTTGTAGGGATCATTGGGCAAAATGGTGCGGGAAAGTCGACCCTTTTGCAGCATATGATCGGTCTTCTTAAGCCGAAACAGGGAGAAGTGACGGTCCTCGACACCGACACGCGATCGGCAGCCGTATCCCAATTGGCCACCAAGGTTGGATTTGTCCTCCAGAATCCCGATCTTCAGCTCTTTGCCCCTACCGTTCGGGAGGAGGTCTCCTTCGGTCCCTCCAATCTTGGAATCGAGGGGCGGGAGTTGGAAGAGCGGGTGACCAGCTCGCTGGAGACGGTTGGCCTCGCTAGTCAATTGGAAAGTTTTCCCCTGACCTTGAGTAAGGGCGACAGGGCCAAGGTGGTCATTGCCTCGGTTCTGGCGATGAATCCCGAGATCATCATTCTGGATGAGCCGACCTGTGGGCAGGATCATAAGGGAAATACCCAGATCATGAATATCGCCACTTCCCTGTGTGATGCAGGAAAGACCATCATTGTCGTTACTCATAACATGGACCTGATAGCCCGCTATGCAGAGCGTATCATCGTCCTGAAGAAGGGGAGGATTCACATGGATGGTTCGGTACGTGAAATCTTTTCCCGACCAAAGGAGCTTTTGGAGACGCATATAAAACCGCCCTATATCACAAGGCTGGGTCAACGTCTTGACGATTGCCTGGGCGGAGAAGAAACATATCTGAACGTTGAAGAACTTGGGGAATCGGTTGTCCGGAGAGCCTGTGAAACACGTACTCTACCGGCCGGCCATATAATCCCGAAAAGGGAATAA
- a CDS encoding ECF transporter S component — MNNEEREDLTKKQGYKLLGGVHPSVLAIWAALIAAGKLLPAIPIIGSGGTFSVSAALIPLSGVFFGPVGGAICAAIGGFLGQIIAPHIAWLGIATFLIGTSNAFVAGCITRRKWYIAVGIIAIGYILWFSTKIGRGAALFPLVFYSLGLVATAVGALIWRNEKAFSEKPVLRGIGVFVSAYAGFVGAAGLANFAGITLYQWPSAMWIGLAFVSPWERAIFSLGATIIGVPLLIGLPKIGVFIGSDVEDLDEE; from the coding sequence ATGAATAATGAAGAAAGGGAGGACCTGACAAAGAAACAGGGGTACAAGCTGCTCGGCGGCGTACACCCTTCGGTTCTCGCCATTTGGGCCGCACTTATCGCGGCCGGGAAACTGCTGCCGGCAATTCCGATCATCGGATCGGGAGGGACTTTCAGCGTCAGCGCGGCGTTGATTCCCCTTTCCGGCGTCTTCTTCGGGCCTGTTGGAGGTGCAATTTGTGCCGCCATCGGAGGATTTCTGGGACAGATCATCGCGCCGCATATCGCCTGGCTGGGGATTGCGACCTTTTTGATCGGAACGAGTAACGCCTTCGTGGCAGGTTGTATCACTCGCAGAAAGTGGTACATCGCCGTCGGCATTATCGCGATCGGCTATATCCTTTGGTTTTCTACCAAGATCGGCCGGGGGGCGGCGCTTTTCCCGTTGGTTTTCTACAGCCTTGGTCTTGTCGCCACTGCCGTTGGAGCGTTGATCTGGAGAAATGAGAAGGCTTTCTCGGAAAAGCCCGTTCTTCGCGGCATTGGTGTCTTCGTCTCAGCCTATGCCGGCTTTGTTGGTGCTGCGGGGCTTGCCAATTTCGCCGGAATTACCTTGTACCAGTGGCCTTCGGCGATGTGGATCGGATTGGCCTTTGTCTCTCCTTGGGAACGGGCGATCTTTTCTCTTGGTGCCACCATCATCGGTGTTCCTCTTCTTATCGGGCTTCCAAAGATCGGTGTTTTCATCGGTTCCGATGTGGAAGATCTGGACGAAGAGTAG
- a CDS encoding amidohydrolase family protein: MVIDAHVHITSPHIISNMEGYRAKEPYFDLLSGSPKNKNVTAEELICDMDKDGVDRSIVFGFGFRDQNNCRRANDYTIEALSRFPDRLVGFATINPGADGVRMELERCKAGGLTGVGEIMPMGQELDITDKGVMEELCGFCAENNWPLLVHVNELVGHYYPGKTPDSIHEAECLATNFPDTTIIFAHMGGGLCFFEAMPELRKQLGNVYYDTAALPFLYDATIFDALKQMGLLPKLIYGSDYPLLKIGRFRKMIETTSLTAGERADFFGNTAGNLLGRLAGEDHNG, translated from the coding sequence ATGGTTATTGATGCGCATGTCCATATAACATCGCCGCATATCATCTCCAATATGGAAGGCTATCGGGCCAAGGAGCCCTATTTCGATCTGCTTTCCGGCAGTCCGAAAAATAAAAACGTTACCGCCGAAGAGTTGATCTGCGATATGGACAAGGATGGTGTTGACCGGTCGATCGTCTTTGGCTTCGGATTTCGCGATCAGAACAACTGTCGTCGTGCAAACGACTACACCATTGAGGCGCTTTCCCGATTTCCCGATCGGCTTGTCGGTTTTGCAACGATAAACCCTGGTGCCGATGGGGTCAGGATGGAGCTTGAACGGTGTAAGGCCGGGGGCCTTACAGGGGTGGGCGAGATCATGCCCATGGGGCAGGAGCTCGATATTACCGACAAGGGGGTCATGGAGGAGCTCTGCGGCTTCTGTGCGGAGAATAACTGGCCCTTGTTGGTCCATGTAAACGAATTGGTAGGGCATTACTATCCCGGAAAAACGCCGGATTCCATACATGAAGCGGAGTGCCTCGCCACCAATTTTCCGGACACTACCATCATCTTTGCCCACATGGGGGGAGGCCTCTGTTTTTTCGAAGCCATGCCGGAGTTGCGAAAGCAGCTCGGTAATGTCTATTACGACACCGCGGCGCTGCCCTTTCTTTACGATGCCACAATCTTCGATGCTCTTAAACAGATGGGGCTTTTGCCGAAGCTTATCTACGGCTCGGACTATCCCCTTCTGAAAATCGGCCGTTTTCGGAAGATGATCGAAACCACATCCCTCACTGCTGGAGAAAGGGCGGATTTTTTTGGCAACACCGCAGGAAACCTTTTGGGACGTTTGGCAGGGGAGGATCACAATGGCTGA